A stretch of DNA from Mus pahari chromosome 11, PAHARI_EIJ_v1.1, whole genome shotgun sequence:
GGTGAGGGTACAGCGCTTTCTGAGGAGCATCCGCTGGCCGGCTTCCGTAGCAATGCGTTCGAAGATGTCATTGATGAGGATGTTCATGATGTCCACAGAATGAGATGATATACCTCTGTTGGGGTCAACTTCCTTCAGGACTCTGTTTATGTAAAGGGAGTAATTTCCATGGCCCAAATTGATGCTAGAGCAACGTGAGTGGTTTCTATACAACCGTCTTAGATGTCTTTTGATGTAGAGGTGTCTTTTGAAGGTGGGCTTGGCCATTGTAGATGTTAGTTTCTCCTTGTCCTTTAGGAATGGAGAGGAGAAGGGCCAGAGGATGTCAGTTGGCGGTCCTACTTATAGTGATGTGTCACAGTCATGGTACCAGAGCTTCTCTCTGATTGGTACTTACTTTCCTATGTCACAGACACATAGCAACAGAGCCTCCAGCCTGTTGCTGAGGAGAAAGTGGCTTCCCCCAGGCTCTCCTCAGAGTGGGAGGGTAGTACAAGGGCTGAGGCCAACCTCAAGCTGAGAAGGGGAGTGTTCAGGCTCTCTGCTTTTTATTCCATAGTAATTTGCAACCATCCTATATAATTTAATCAGAATTGAACAAAAGCTTGTCAAAGTCGGTGGTTGGtataacaatagaaaaacaaaacaaaaccaatgttagctttgtgtgtgtgtgtgtgtgNNNNNNNNNNNNNNNNNNNNNNNNNNNNNNNNNNNNNNNNNNNNNNNNNNNNNNNNNNNNNNNNNNNNNNNNNNNNNNNNNNNNNNNNNNNNNNNNNNNNNNNNNNNNNNNNNNNNNNNNNNNNNNNNNNNNNNNNNNNNNNNNNNNNNNNNNNNNNNNNNNNNNNNNNNNNNNNNNNNNNNNNNNNNNNNNNNNNNNNNNNNNNNNNNNNNNNNNNNNNNNNNNNNNNNNNNNNNNNNNNNNNNNNNNNNNNNNNNNNNNNNNNNNNNNNNNNNNNNNNNNNNNNNNNNNNNNNNNNNNNNNNNNNNNNNNNNNctctctctctctctctctctctctctctctctcacacacacacacacacacacacacacacagaagtaaacataacaaaaccaaaatagcaACAGGCCTACTGAGacctttattcctttatttagcCAATGAAGCCTAGGACTTAGCAGATAAAACAGCAAGGTTTCCACACTGCACCTCACACGTGCTGACCCCAAGTGGGAAATCTTGACTGCATAGTTTGTGGTAGTGGGAGACCGTGTTCCCAGCCCTCCCCCTAAAAGAGTTGAccatttctttttcatgatgTTGACTCCTTAAGAGTCAACTGAAGAATTCAAAACTCCCATCTCTTATTGTTTAGATTATGATATGAACTGTGTTCATTAACCTTCTATAATGAGAACATTGTTCTTGTATATTTTATAGGCTTAGTGACACGGTTTGCGGTTCCTTGATACTGTAGTTCTGTCATTAGCCCGAAGACACTTGGTTGGGTCATTCTTGCCATGTGTCATGTTGGCATTCATTTAAGAAATCCTCATATGATTTCTTAATCAAATCTACCcttgagtaaaataaaaaagaagtaactATGACAATAGCTCATGAGCATTTCAATTATTCATGATGGCCACTGCTATTAATAGTCCCATTAAATGTCCTTCGAAATGAGTTTctgcactaggaaggcagagagctgTGTGTAGCTTCCAGAATGCTgtttctcctctgtttcttctaCTTAAATATAGAAGGAGGGAAGACGGTATGATGGCAATTTACTTTAAATTagctctaatttcttttttaaaaataaaaaaaatatgtgtgtgggtgtctgctggtatgtatgtctgtgcaccatatgcatgtcCCTGGTGcccgaggaagccagaagaggatactGGATCACctgaactggagtcacagatggtcgtgagctgccacataggtgctggaaatcaaacatatgtcctcttgaagagcagccagtgctctaaactgctgttCTGCCTTCTCAGCCTCTGGCTCTAATTCCTGAAGATGGCAGGCCTTGTGTGCAAATGTGAGTGCCATGTGACAGATCTTTAGTTGGCTCTCGCTAATTTTGCTTACAGACTCCTCTAGATGCAATCATTCAGTTTGCTTAATTATAGAACAGCTTTATTTGCTGCTATTCGGAATAACTACCAGGCAGAGAGCAttcatctccccttccccatccatcTGAGTTATAGTTTCCACACAGTAACACTCgtggcctctcttccctgtcATTTTCTCCTGAGACCGCAAATGCCTTACtgaactggggagggggaggcaaagCAGACAGGCTGTCATAGCTCTTCTGGATTCTCTGACTATGGGCAGCTCGCCCCCAGGAAGGGATCATGGTGAAGTTCCTTTTGTGGACCTGTCGGTCATTCTGTTTAATTCTGTGCTACATAAGGGAACACTTGTTCCGTGCCTAAAGACTGCTCTTGCAGGACTGGTCAGTAAGAAAGGAGACATTTTGAGCTCCGTCTCTCTGGCTCCTTTGACCCTTtgagtggggagaaggaaaagtGCAATATAttacagtaaataaaacaaaaaagcttaAAAGCCGGAAACAATAGACTTAAGGTAAGATACTTTAATTAgagtgttcaaaaaaaaaaaaaaaggaaacaatctTGTAAATTCATGGCTAAAATGGGGCTATCTTGGTTAGGATTtcactgctatgaagagacaccgtgaccaaggcaactctttttttgtgtgtttgttttttcgagacagggtttctctgtagccctggctgtcctggaacgcactctgtagaccaggctggcctcaaactcagaaatccgcctgcctctgcctcccaagtgctgggattaaaggcatgtgccaccaccgcccagctctccTTGCCTCTTTTCTGCCCCATTCTCCAGGTCTTAGATGAAGTCTGGTGTCTGTTAGCAAGACACACAACATACTGACGGGACTGATGGCCAGCATCCTAGAGACCCTGGAGGCTGCAAAGCTATTTCAGACCCTTTGCTCTGAGCCCAAAGTCCAGGATCGCTTTCCCCCCAGACTCTTGCTTCATGCTGTGTTCTGCTATTCCTGTTTGAGGCATGGATTCTACATTACCACCCACCTGTGATGAAAGTGCCGCTTAAGTTACAGGATCTTATGATGACTGAAAGGTCATGCTAAGACAATGAGAGATAAATTCACAAAAGTACAATGGGAGTAGACGCAACATTAACTTAGAGCAGAAAACTCAGCCTGCCAGGCAGGGATGTCCTCAGGAGCACTGTATGGCACCCCGAGGTTGAAAAGAGTGAAGAGAGAGCATGAGGTAGTGGGCGAGAGGGGCAGAATGAGAGAGGAGGACACAGGTTTCGATCCAGAGACTCTGGGGTCTGGGACATGGAGACAGGCAGCGTTTGATGTAAGCAACTTTCTAAGCCTGCAGATGGAACTATCTGAACCATTCTTGTTGATTTTGGCAAAGAAGAATTAGAGGACAGAAAGAGGCAGGATTGGGCAGTACCCTCTCTGCTGTGGCGACCGGTTTCACTCTTCCCTGTTTGACATTTCCATGGTTGAGAGGGAATCAACACCCTCCTTATTCCTGATTGACTAACACTTTCTGACCGAGGttagtttttctctctctgccttcattcCCTGGATCCCCACAACTGGCTTCTCTAACTTTACCAGGTCAGAGCATTCAGCCCCTGTCTGGGAATTGCCTATGTCCTGCTTTGGCTAATCTGAAAGCTGGGTCACTGTTCTTACATGACCTGAGGGTGCATGCTCAAGAAATTAGATTATCTTTGTGCAGAGTAAGAACATAATAAAGGAATTAACTTTGGCACTGGGCACAAGGCTGTCAATCCCTGATTCGGGTCCGTGTGAGTCGGATGTAATTTTATACAGAACAGAAAAAGACTGAGATGAAAAATccaagaaaattttaatattttgaattctgGTTCACATTTTATagtaaaacactaactaaaaAGCAGTTAACCTATCACCCTCAATAAATTTATTGTAAATGGATATAAAATGCAATGCAAAAtgcatctttttttctcttactacATTAAGAGTGTCCTAGCTAACCCAGGGGCGGGCAGTGGGAGAGGGGCAGTaatggctcacatctttaatcccatcacttggaaggcaaaggcagacagatcttttccagtttgatgtcagcctggtctatacagtgagttctaggacagccagggctacacagagaactgtctcaaaacccccaaacccaaaagCAAACCAactgaacaaataaaacaacaaaaggagtgTCTAGCTAAGCATGTGGATTAAAATAAGAGTTACACAAGGTCATATACCCTCAGAAGTCTGACACCAGGAAATAAATGGAGGCCCATCAGACACGGAAGCGGGCACTTCAAATCCCTGTTCTACACCGTCTTTCCTCAGTTGGCcccaaagggaggaagaaggaagaagggaaaaaatgagCAGCTACATGGAGGCGTGAGATCACAAGATGAAATTGGAAACTATATCCAAGTAAGAGCAGGGAGGGGTTCCAGGCCAGAGGATCTGAATCAGGAAGGCAGAGTGGCTTGATATGGGAAATGTCAGAATGTGTAGTCTAAGGCTTTAAAATGATCTTACGGGCACCTGAGGGCCACTGCGCATTTGATCTTGCTTATGTAATTAATTGACGTAAGGGGATGTTTGAGTCAATGTCAACATTCCAGAAAATGAGATCAGAGAGTCCAGCAGTTCCACTGCCCAGAGGCTCAAGAGTGGGATAGTAATAGCTTGAGTGGGcggagagagaacaagaggaaggAATTATCTGTGGAAGAAGAATTGGCAAGGATTGGCTCAGGCTGGAGGAGACAGAGCTCTGAGGGATCGTGACAATGACCGAGCACTGATCTTGGTCTAAATGAGTTTCTCTGCACCCAGGGAGAAGCTCAGTTCTCCTGTGACCTCTGACACAGGTGTGAACGTGGCTCTTACTGTAAAGGGTAAGCAAGTCTGCTTGCCTCCGTTCATCGATGCTTGGGGACAGAGCTGGGCCTTGCTCCAAGTGTCTGGCTGTGGGCTCCATGCTGCTTACTCTCCACCCTGCTTCTTCATGACCTCTTTTGCTTCACTGTGGCATCCTGTCTGGGCATTATAAGATTCAAGACACAAGGGCAGTTTTGAGGGAATCATGGCTGTGGATCAGTGTTGCCAGCGAAAGGCGGCAGAATTGAGACTTGAACCCAAGTCTTCTAACTCCGTTTGCAGTACTCCAGTTTAATCTCATGCTCTGTATTTCTAGTGCCACAGGGACACTGAAGATGCAACCTCAGGAACACATCCTCCTCACTTGACACCCTACAGTGTGCCCGAGGccctagcacagtggttctcaacccctttaagggtcacatatcagataccccGCCTATcacttatttatattatgatccataacaatagtaaaatcagctatgaagtagcaacagaataacTTTATGGTCGGGGGTCAGGACAACACGAGGAGCTGTATTATATGTAGGATATGCAGCATTAGCAAGGTTGGGAATCTGTGCTCTAGGGTATAGAATGAAGGAAGCCTTTCTCTATGAGGGAGAAGATTCTAACAGTCATTGAGTAACTTCTCATTCCAGACAAGTTAGAGGAAAGCCCACACCTTCATCCAGAGGGAAAGGATGAGTGATTCTAAATTGGGAGAGAAGGATTTACCGGAAGGGAGTCTATACTCAGAGAATCCTAATAAGGGTTAAGCCAGTGTGTGTCAATTGTCCTGAGATGCCCTTTCAGGTTGATTTATACATAAAGAGACAGCAAAATCACATACATGAAACATGACTAAATCAGGGACTGACGAGCATGGACAGAAAGTTCCGTCCATTGCAGCATAGTGAACTCAGACCCCAGGGAACTAAGTTAAATACCTGGCAGCATACAGGACTAGCTCCCAACCCAAGTGCTTTTGTGAAGCTGTGCCTTGCTTACATACAAAGCAAATTTCAGTGTCCTTAAAATATACAATGCAGAGCCAAGCACtggtagctcacgcctttaatcccagcactcaggaagcagaggcaggtggatctctgagcttgagggcAGTTTGGTCTGCAATGCAAGTTCCAAGTCAAGCaaagctgtacagagaaaccttaccttgaaaaacaaaacaaaacaaaagtgtgtatgaatgtatgtttatatgtctgAGTTCTGTCTCTCCAGGGCCCAGTGAAAGACTCTCTCACCAAAGCTCAGTCTGAAGGCACTTACAGAGGGTGAGATTCCAATGTCTTGTGGCTGAGTTTTACCTAAGAACCTGCCTTTGACTTCATATAATTTCCCTTAGCCTTCTGGTCCCCTTTATCTCTTTGGCCAAAGATTTATCTTGCTGAGACCTCTTAAACAGCAGGCTGAGTTTCTTTGGAGTTCATGGGAGATGCTGAGTGAGGACTTGGTACATGACTAACATCTGCAGAGCTCTTCTTGTTTTCCAAAATACTAGTTTATGAATTAAAACATTACAACTATACCTTGCAGCAGCTCATATTGCTTCCCAATGAGGCCCTGTCACTTGTGTCTCTTATAGAAGAATATGCTGTTTTCCCACCAGTGGAGCTCAGGGAACATCTGCTTACCTGACTCTGTCCAGGAACCACAGTATTTTAGTAACTCTTCTAActggtgtgtggtggtttgaatgaaaatgggccCCCTTAGGCCCttagggagtggcaatattaggaggtgtggccttggggtaggtgtggtcttgatggaggaagtgtgtcactgggggcatgtttgaggtttcagaaactcGAGCCAAGCCTAGtggtttattcttttttcctgctgcctgcgATCCAAATGCcaaaccctcagctccttctccggTCCTGTGTCTGCCTACAGGCTGCCATGTTttcctccatgatgataatggactaaacctctgaactgtaagtcagccgcagttaaatggtttcctttataagagtttctccatggtgatggtgtctcttcacagcaatggaaaccccaactATGAAATACTGCAACCAAATGCCACACAAGAAACAGCTAAAGAGGAAAGATtgctggtggtgcaggcctttaatcccagcacttgggaggcagaggcaggtggatttctgagttcgaggccagcctggtctacaaagtgagctccaggacagccagggctacacagagaaaccctgtctcgaaaaaaccaaaataaataaataaataaataaataaataggaaagatTGCTTTGGGCTGTATGTTGTACAGTCTAGTCTTCATCATGGTGACGATGGCATGTGGTGGCAGCTACAGCGAGAAGTTGCTCGTTAGCATTCTGGCTGACCCagaagcagacaggaagtggctcacagtttgaggggacaCAGTCCGTCGTGGGTTAGAAGGCATGGTTGTCACATGAGGTGGCTGGCCCATCATGTCCAAAGTGAGGGAGCAAAGAGTAGCAAGTAGGACCAGGGTACAAAACTTCAAGGCCTGCTGCAGTGACACATGTCTTCCAGGGAGGTTCAGCATCCTACAGGCTCTACCCCTGAGGTTTTAAACCTGCGGGTCGAGACCTTTgggattgaatgaccctttcacaggcaTCGCCTAAGACCTCCTGAATATCAGACGTTTGccttaagattcataacagtagcaaaatcacagttacgAAACTATGTAACGAAAATAATTGTATggatgggggtcaccacaacgtgaggaactgtagtaaggggtcacagagttaggaaggctgagaaccactgctccacaGCATTCCAGAATAGTGTCACCAGCTGGAGGCCAAGTGTTCCAACACATAagcctgtggggggggggggggcatttcacACACAACAACATATGGTATGGTATAGCACATGGAAGAATGAGAATCTAAAACAGAAttgattatatatttaaacataaactATACACATATAAGAAACATGTGGTAAAGATGCCACATTCCTTGTAACAGTTTCCTCTGGagagggaagtggagagaggacATGTCAGAAAGACTCAAGTGGGTACTTGATCTATAATCTGTGTTTTTTAACTGTTGCATTTAATTGCATCCTTAAAAGGATTTAAATGCAAAGATGGCAAAAATGAAAATccattatcttattttctttagtttcctttttttcttccaaaccTTCGTTAATTTAAAAACCTCCCCAACCCTCCACCACTATCAAAAGCAAACCAGCAAGTATAACTGGTGCTAAGTCAGACTCAGAAAAGAGAGGCCCAAGGTCTGGCTCCTGCTCCCCAGGAAGAGAGGGGTGTCAGAcgcagaaggaagcagaagggtAGGTAGAAGCAAGCAGTGTGGTGGCTCTCAGCTTGAGTTGGAAGGTCTGAGAATGGGGGTGAATGGTGGGGGTTTTGGGTGGACATAGGTTCAGATTGAGCTACTGGGGTCAGTTCTGATCAAAAGGATGCTTAGCTTAAATACAGTCCAGatacccttcctcctcctctttttttctgtgtgaatCACCAAAGGACTGATGAAGCCCAGTGTCTCACGGGAGGCATGGCGCCCTCACTACTCAGGCTTTAGTGCCACAGGCTGATCTGTCCCTGGATGTcctcagagggagacagagaaacaatgcTTTTCCTGGGCCCATGTAAAACTACCTAcccaatcttctctctctctctctctctctctctctctctctctctctctctctctctctctctctctctctctcgtgcatgtgtgtgtgtgtgtgtgtgtgtgtgcccacaatcttcactttgcttttcttcctgtaAGTGGACATTGTTTGGGACTGTTTAAGTCCTATCTACGTGCGAGACGGGGTTGGTAGGGATTCATAGAGAAATGTCAGGCTCGTGCCCTTGAAGAGTCACAGAAACTACTGTGAAGGAGACCATCGGATGCTGGTCAGGACTAGGCTTAAGAAGATTCCGGGCAGATAAACCCAGTAAATACCAAAGGCTTCTAAGGGAATCTCTTGAAATGATACGGCGATGAAGAGGGAATTGGACTggaggaaacagaacagaaaagaagcgGCTTCCGGTGGATCATCCTTGCGGCCGGGTCTCCAGGTTTGACTTAAGCCGCCATTGAAGCATGGTTCTTATCTTTATTACTtcttaatattttcagaaatggaGTTTCCACATTTTTCTCAAAATCCTTATACCGGGACATTTTCTAACACTGGCCTTAAATCCTGCCTATTAAGAGTTAAGCTCATCCTCTCTGCAGAGCATGCCTGGAAGAAGCTTTTaatctgtccccacccccacccccacccctgtccaaatcccatttctgattctgttcccCACACCTCTGCTCACCAAGTCTATTGCTCTGCTTTTCCTCCTTGTATCTTCCCTGCCCTGTGTTTCCCTCCAGTGAGTCTAATTATATGAACACCTTTCCTTGGGATTTTTATCTCTTCTCTCAGACACTAAAATTTAGAGTTACATGTTTCTCcttctcagattttctttttctgtttttttttcccctcttcaaaTTTTGCTTTGCCACtctattctaaattttattttatttgatgtccaaatcatttttttttcccacctagATTCAATTTCCTTCTCAGGAAATTGATATTGCCCTTTTTCATAGCCCGTGTCGGAGCACACACAGGCAAGTTCCTGTCTCTAAGGTATACTCAGCATGGGGGCCTGATATGAGGAGTGTCTGCATAACACTCACTGGGCTGTGGAGATAGATCGGGAAGGAAGTGAAGGTGCTCCTGAGAGGGAACATACTGTCTCGGAGCACCACATTAAGGTACTTTGGGAGACAGTTGTTAAGAAGGTCTCAGattaccccaccccccaccccctgcccggTCCCCATCAGAATGGTAACCTTTTGCATGTATGCATTTGGGCGAGGAAAGGGAGTCTGGTGGCTTGTATCCAGAGTCTATGAGGACATGAGGGAAGAATTTATACCTCTGCTGCTCCGAGTACTTTGCAGAGCTATGATTTCCTGAGCTCGGTTCTTTAAAATGCATGGATACTGCTGTTCAGGGGAAGGAGCAGATGGGAAATGAGCCTACCCTTGGGCGCAGAGGCTGTTACGGATCTGGACGCAGGTAGTCAGGCAACAGGAAACAAATACCGCCAAACACTGGGAAGCAGGTAGTTATTTTTGGTCTCTTGGGCAACTTGTGTCAGGACCTGAAGGATGGTTGCTCTCAAGGCTTCTGCATGGGGCAGCCTTAACATGTGGCTTGTAGAAGATGCTAGTCGGGTATCGATGGGTTCCAAGCAGCTGGATCTATAGGCCTGAAAATGAGTTTCCCTAGGTCAAAGagctggaggaggcagagccTGTAAGATGGGTAGCGGCCAACATCGATCACAGTCAACAGCCGGTTGGAAAGCGATGCTTTTCAGCCTGAGGTCGAAAGGAAACCTTGTAACAACCCAAAGGAACAAAAGGAAGACTAGAGATGCTGGTGTGAGATAGATCCTTAGATAGATCCTGGTGGCTTGGTTTTAGTGTTTATTCCATACCTCTTACGGTGCAGCAGCAATGAAGGCAGATGCAGATCCCAACCATATGTTTCAAACTGTATCTCTTTATCTTTCATACCACAAgattaatcatcatcatcatcatcatcatcatcatcatcatcatcatcatcatcatcatcatcatcggaGTAGCTACTGTTAAAGCACTTACCATACAGTGATGTATTTAAACCTCACTGGGTCCTAAAGTCTAAAATGATACTATTGTTATTCCTTTCCCCTCaacatagttttatttatttatttattttggaatttcatacaatgcaccCTGATCATACCCACCTCCCATTCCTCCCACTCTTGTGTGCCCCCCCCAaatgattgaaaaagaaaagtcagaagcATTCTAGTGACTAGCCCAGGCTAGCAGGTGATCGCTTGAAGGTCCTACTGAAGCATATAGAATTCCAAAGTCCTATATTTCCTTAGGGCAATTTAGGGAGCCCTTGGGCATGTTCTCTGTGCTTAGAACATTTTCTCATCTCCCAGGAAGCAGTGCAGGATGCTCTGACTGGCTTTGGTGGCTGCGAGTTTCTGTCAGTGGTGGCTCCAGCTGCTCCACCCCTATTTACATTTCTAGTAAAAGTGTGTTCTAGCCTCCTCCCTTGGCaaagggaaggctggaagaaaccACTTCGCTTAAGGtgtgatgtgttttgtttttgtttttggacaggATCTTACCATGCAATCCTTGGCTGGCCGGGAGCTTGCTATATTATGTAGACccgactggcctcaaacttatagaacttgtctctgcctcctgagcaccggaattaaaggcgtgcgccactctgcctcctccctctttttAAACAGAGATGCCAACAATGAGACCCATGTTATGCTTTCGGGTATTTGCTGCTTAGGAATTTGGacatgagccgggtgtggtggcgcacacctttaatcccagcgctcgggaggcagaggcaggtggatttctgagttcgaggccagcctggtctacagagtgagatccaggacagccagggcttacacagagaaaccctgtctcgaaaaaccaaaaaaaaaaaaaaaaagaatttggacaTAAGAATCTAGAGGAGAAAGTCTCTGATTAGCATGATCTTGCTCTGTTCAAAATAGCTCTTCTCTGTCAACAGATACTCCTCAGTGTGCCCAATCATATCATCCCTCACATGCTTTAGCCCTTAACACAgtcctctgcctttccctgtaTTATGATGCAGTGGGCCAGTAACATGTGGCAGTATAGGCCTGGCTTCTCAGAATTAATACACCTTGTAGACTCTTCAAAGAGGAGACCATTATtataa
This window harbors:
- the LOC110328748 gene encoding histone H2B subacrosomal variant, whose product is MAKPTFKRHLYIKRHLRRLYRNHSRCSSINLGHGNYSLYINRVLKEVDPNRGISSHSVDIMNILINDIFERIATEAGQRMLLRKRCTLTPEDIQQAVYLLLPKKLATLAVTFGSKAVHRFIHS